The Rhizobium sp. ZPR4 DNA segment AAATCAGGCGTTCTTGCCGGCCTCGTGGTGCAGGACCCGTACCGGATGGGTTATGACGGCATCAAGACCGCGCTCGCTGCTTCCAAGAAGGAAAAGGTCGAGGCCAATGTCGACACCGGCGCCAATCTCGTCACCAAGGCGAATATGAGCGATCCGAAGATCGACGCCCTGTTGAACCCGAAGGTCAAGTAAGGCTGGAGGCCGCGCCCGTGTGATCGGGCGCGGCCTTTTCGTCTGGCTGCTTCTGCGAGGCGGTCGCGCGGTGATGCGAGAGGGAGGAGACCTCATGACGAGCCTTGAAGAAATCAGCCATCGGCACGACGACACCGTCAAGACGGAAGCAAACCGCATTCCGGCCGGCTCGCCCATCCTTGAGCTTAAAGGTCTGCAGAAGCGATATGGCTTCGTCGAGGCGCTGAAGCCGGCGACCGTCACGTTTCTGGCCGGCGAGATCCATGCGATCGTCGGCGAGAACGGCGCGGGCAAATCGACCCTCATCAAGCTCCTCACTGGGGTTATTACAAGGACATCAGGCGAAATCTTCTGGTGCGGTCATCCCGTGGCGCTCGCAACGCCGAATGAGGCGATCGCCCGCGGCATCAATGCCGTGCATCAGGAAGTGGTGCTCTGCCCGCATCTGACGGTCGCGGCCAATCTTTTCCTTGGCGATGAAGTCAACCGCTTCGGCCTGATGCGCAAGAAGCAGATGGTGGCGATGGCACAGACCGTGCTCGACGATCTCGGCTTCGGACTACCGGCCGGTGAGCTCCTGAGCTCCCTTACCATCGGCCAGCAGCAGCTGGTCGCAACCGCCAGAGCCGCGATGCGCGGCACGCAATTTCTGATTTTCGACGAGCCGACTGCCTATCTCACCCGCCAGGAATCGGCGCAACTGTTCAAGCTGATCCGTCGCTTGCAGGGCGAGGGCGTGACGATCGTCTATATCAGCCATCGCATGGAAGAGGTGTTCGAACTGGCCGACCGGGTCTCCGTCTTACGTGACGGCACGCATGTCGGCACCCGCACGATCGCCGAAACCAACGAGGACGAGTTGATCAAGCTGATGATCAATCGCTCCATCGAGCAGATTTACCACAAGGAGGAGATACCGATCGGCGACACCATCCTCGAGGCGCGCGGCCTTTCCGGCCCCGGCTTCGAGAATGTTTCGCTCAGCGTTCGTGCCGGCGAGATCGTCGGCCTTTACGGGTTGATCGGTGCCGGCCGCAGCGAGTTCGCGCTTGGTCTCTACGGACGCCAGCCACTTTCGGCCGGAGAGATCTACTGGCAGGGGCGCAAGGTCGACATCCGCAACGAGCGTGATGCGATGGATCTCGGCATTGCGCTGGCGCCCGAAAGCCGGCGCGATCAGGGGCTCTGCCTCAATCTGCCGATCGGGCTGAACATCAATCTGCCCGTTTTCAAGCGGCTAAGCCGCGGCCCGATCATCAACAATAAGGGCGAAGCTGCCAATGCCGACAAGCAGATTCGCGATCTCAGCATCAAGACGCCGAGCCGGCGGGTTCTGGTCTCCGCCATGTCGGGCGGCAATCAGCAGAAGGTGGTCATCGGCAAATGGCTAAGCCATGGCGCCAAGCTCTTCATCTTCGACGAGCCGACCGTCGGCGTCGACGTCGGGACGAAGGCCGAGATTTATAGACTGTTTGCCAAGCTGCTGCGCGCCGGCGCCGGCATTATCGTCATCTCCTCCTATCTGCCTGAGGTCTACGAGCTTGCCGACCGCCTGCACGTTTTCCGCCACGGCCAGCTGGTCGCCAGCCATGATTTCCATGCGGCAACGCACGAGGAAGTCCTTGGCGAGGCAATCGGCGTTTGAACAATAAACAAGTCTAAAGAGGGAGAACAAAAATGGCCGCGAATACGACAGAAGGCCCGACCGTAGCGCCGCGGCGCAAGATGAATATCCTCTTCAGCTTGACGCTGATCCTGCTGCTGCTGGCGCTCTGGATTGTTCTTGGCTTCTGGACCGACAAATTCTGGACGCCGCTCAACATCACCAATCTGATGCGCCAGGGCTCAATGACGGCCATTCTTGCGCTCGGCCAGACCTTCGTCATCATCACGGCGGGCATCGATCTTTCCGTCGGAGCGATTGTTGGCTTCTGCACCGTCATCATCGCCTGGCTGCTGCAGGCCGGATTTCCGGTCTGGGCCGCAATCCTCATCACCTTGCTGTTCGGGGTCTTGATCGGCGCGTTCCATGGCTTCGGCATCGTGCGCATGGGCTTGCCGCCCTTCATCATCACGCTCGCGACACTGACATCGCTTCGCGGTATCGGTCTTCTCATCACCAACGGCTCCACGATCAACATCGTCAATGATGATTTCACCAATTTCGCCGTCTCGGATTTCTTGGGGATCCCGAGCCTGTTCTGGATGGTGATCCTGGTGGCGATCCCGGCTGTTATCTTCCTGCATCTGAGCCGCTGGGGGCGCTATCTCTTCGCTGTCGGCTCAAACCGCGAGGCAGCCCGGCTTTCCGGCGTCAACGTCAACTGGATGATCTATCTCGCTTATATCCTGTCGGGAACCTGCGCCGCCTTCGTCGGCGTTCTCCTGGCCTCGCGCATCGCCATCGGCAATGCCACCCAGGCCGATGGCTGGGAGCTGCAGGCGATCGCCTCGTCGGTCATCGGCGGAACCAGCCTCTTCGGCGCAGTCGGTACGGTTTATGGCCCGCTGATCGGCGCTTTCATCCTGGCGACCATCAACAACGGCGCCAACCTGTTAAATCTCAATTCCTTCTGGCAGCGCATCATCACCGGCGTCCTGATCATCGTCATCGTCTATTTCGATCAGTTACGCCGCCGCCGGGCCTAGGCACATGATTGGACATGAAGCGATGATCGAGCGGCAGCTATCCCGCCCGATCGTCGCCCCGCTCGTTATCAGGGAGTGACTTCGCGGATCACCTTGGAGCTCCATGGGCACCAGATGTATCCGGGCAGGAATGCGCCGCCGGCTTCATCGAGATGGTCGTTG contains these protein-coding regions:
- a CDS encoding sugar ABC transporter ATP-binding protein, producing the protein MTSLEEISHRHDDTVKTEANRIPAGSPILELKGLQKRYGFVEALKPATVTFLAGEIHAIVGENGAGKSTLIKLLTGVITRTSGEIFWCGHPVALATPNEAIARGINAVHQEVVLCPHLTVAANLFLGDEVNRFGLMRKKQMVAMAQTVLDDLGFGLPAGELLSSLTIGQQQLVATARAAMRGTQFLIFDEPTAYLTRQESAQLFKLIRRLQGEGVTIVYISHRMEEVFELADRVSVLRDGTHVGTRTIAETNEDELIKLMINRSIEQIYHKEEIPIGDTILEARGLSGPGFENVSLSVRAGEIVGLYGLIGAGRSEFALGLYGRQPLSAGEIYWQGRKVDIRNERDAMDLGIALAPESRRDQGLCLNLPIGLNINLPVFKRLSRGPIINNKGEAANADKQIRDLSIKTPSRRVLVSAMSGGNQQKVVIGKWLSHGAKLFIFDEPTVGVDVGTKAEIYRLFAKLLRAGAGIIVISSYLPEVYELADRLHVFRHGQLVASHDFHAATHEEVLGEAIGV
- a CDS encoding ABC transporter permease translates to MAANTTEGPTVAPRRKMNILFSLTLILLLLALWIVLGFWTDKFWTPLNITNLMRQGSMTAILALGQTFVIITAGIDLSVGAIVGFCTVIIAWLLQAGFPVWAAILITLLFGVLIGAFHGFGIVRMGLPPFIITLATLTSLRGIGLLITNGSTINIVNDDFTNFAVSDFLGIPSLFWMVILVAIPAVIFLHLSRWGRYLFAVGSNREAARLSGVNVNWMIYLAYILSGTCAAFVGVLLASRIAIGNATQADGWELQAIASSVIGGTSLFGAVGTVYGPLIGAFILATINNGANLLNLNSFWQRIITGVLIIVIVYFDQLRRRRA